The genomic segment CGTGTTGTTCGATGAATTGTTGAAGGGGCACATCTTCAGCGAAAAAGATTTGCGCGAAGTGATCGGTCACACGCCGCTCGAAGTGGCGGGCGGAATTTTATTGGGCATCATCGTCGCGACGAGTCAGTGGATGATCTGGAAATGAAATGTCATTGCGAGGAGGGCGCAGTCCGACGAAGCCGCGAAAGCGTCCTCATTACAGCCCTAATTACAATTTGGATTTCTGGGACTTTGAGAATCGTTACCCCCGCCACATAAATGACTCCCCCAAGCGCGACCCCTCCCAACGCGACAAGCCAACGCGTCTGACCTAGGGTGGACTGGGTCCACACCTCTAAGCCGATTCCCATCCCCAGCGCCGCCAGCGCGACTCTCCACGCGCTGTTTGCGATTGCCTTGCCTTCAATTCCATTCAACCGTTTTCGCATGAAGATGAACAACGCGATTGCCTCAAGCGCGGTGGCGAGTGAATTTGCGAGCGCAAGTCCGCCAAGCGGAAACCATCCAATTGACGCGAAATATTTTGAAAATAAGATACTGAACACCACATTGAGTCCCATCGCGATCGTGCCGATGATGACGGGGGTCTTTGTGTCTTGCTGTGCATAGAAGGCGCGCGTCAACACCTCCATAATGGAGTGACCGACGAGTCCCGCCGCGAACCAGAGCAATGCCCACGCTACGAGTTGAACATCGCGCGAATCGAATTCGCCGCGTTGATAAAGGAATGAGATCAACGGCCCGCGCAAGAGGATGAGTCCCACACTGGCGGGGACAGCCATCAACAAGATTCCGCGAAGCGATGCGGCAAGCGAGGCGCGCATCTCGTCTATTTTGCCGAGCGCGTGCTGTGCAGAAAAAGTTGGCATGGCGGCAATCGCAACCGATTGAGCAATCGCGGCTTGCGCCATGAGCATCAATGAGAATGCGTATGTGAGGCTGGCGACACTGCCTGCTTCCATTGTAGAGGCGAGATTCGTGTTGACCCAAAAGTTGAGTTGAACGACGGCGACGCCGAGGAGGCGGGGGAGCATGAGGAGGAGGACATTGCGAACATGAGAGTTAGTAAGACCAAGGGACCAGTAATCAGTGATCAGTAATTGGCGTTCAGTGAGGAGTTTCCATATGGATGGAATTTGTACGACGAGATATAAAACCGCGCCGATGACGACTCCCCAAGCAAGTCCATAAATTCCCATTGAGGGCGCGAGGAAGATTGCGCCGAAGATGATGCCGAGTTGGTACATGGCGGGAGTGAGCGCGGGGATGAGAAAGATTTGATGCGCGTTGAGGATGCCGACGATTAATCCACCCAAGCCGAATAGGACGGCTGAAATCAATTGAATGCGAAGAAGTGATACCGTGAGCGAAAAAAGTTGAGGGTCAGTAGAGAGTCCAGGGGCGAGGGCGAAGCGGACAACTTGAGGGGCGAACAAGGCTATTAATGCCGCGAGCAGGCTGAGGGTGAGAGTGACCGTGTTCGCAAGCGCGGAGGCGAGTCGCCATGCCGAATCCGTATCCTCTTTGGCGAGCAGTCCAGTAAACGTCGGAATGAATGCCGAGCCAAGCGCGCCGCCCGCGACGAGGAGGAAGAGAGTCTCGCTGACGCGGTTCGCGGCGAAGAACGCGTCGAGTTCGGGCGAGGCGCCGAATGTGTCCGCGACGAGGATGCCGCGAGCGAGTCCCGCGAGTTGACCGAAGAGGATCGCGAACATCACCGTCCCCGCGGCGCGCGCGATCTGTTTGTTTGCGTTGGAAGTTGTCACGAGCGGAGATTATAAACGACCCCCTCCCAGCCTCCCCCAAATTCCGCAGAAAAAGTTTGAATGATTATTCATAATTCGCAAGCGGAATTTGGGGGAGGTGCCGCTTCAGCGGCGGTGGGGGTCGGGGTCGGGATTATAATCATGCTTATGAGCGTAGTGACCCAACACGGATATTTGGTCATCGCCGATATTTCGGGATACACATCGTTCCTCGCGGGAACGGAGTTGGAACATTCGCACGAAATACTTTCTGACCTGCTCGAGACAATCTGCGAAAAGATCGAAACGGTTTTGACGTTGCACAAGTTGGAAGGTGACGCCGTGTTCGCGTACATCCCCGAATCAAGGATCACGCGCGGCGAGACGATCCTTGAGTTGATGGAATCAACATATGTGACGTTTCGGGACAAGCAAGTTTCAATGAAGCGCGCAACGACCTGTACGTGCAATGCGTGCCGCAACATCCCAACGCTCGACCTGAAATTCATCGCGCATCACGGCGATTATGTGATCCAACAAGTGCGAGACATCCGCGAGATGGTTGGCACGGATGTCAATCTCACGCATCGGTTGTTGAAGAATCATGTCACTGAATCTACGGGTTGGCGGGCGTACATGCTGATCACTGAACGATGCCTCGACCATTTGAATTTGAATCTTGAGAACACGCATGTGCAGATGGAAGAGTACGAACATTTAGGCGATGTGAAAA from the Candidatus Defluviilinea gracilis genome contains:
- the murJ gene encoding murein biosynthesis integral membrane protein MurJ, producing the protein MTTSNANKQIARAAGTVMFAILFGQLAGLARGILVADTFGASPELDAFFAANRVSETLFLLVAGGALGSAFIPTFTGLLAKEDTDSAWRLASALANTVTLTLSLLAALIALFAPQVVRFALAPGLSTDPQLFSLTVSLLRIQLISAVLFGLGGLIVGILNAHQIFLIPALTPAMYQLGIIFGAIFLAPSMGIYGLAWGVVIGAVLYLVVQIPSIWKLLTERQLLITDYWSLGLTNSHVRNVLLLMLPRLLGVAVVQLNFWVNTNLASTMEAGSVASLTYAFSLMLMAQAAIAQSVAIAAMPTFSAQHALGKIDEMRASLAASLRGILLMAVPASVGLILLRGPLISFLYQRGEFDSRDVQLVAWALLWFAAGLVGHSIMEVLTRAFYAQQDTKTPVIIGTIAMGLNVVFSILFSKYFASIGWFPLGGLALANSLATALEAIALFIFMRKRLNGIEGKAIANSAWRVALAALGMGIGLEVWTQSTLGQTRWLVALGGVALGGVIYVAGVTILKVPEIQIVIRAVMRTLSRLRRTAPSSQ
- a CDS encoding DUF2652 domain-containing protein; translated protein: MSVVTQHGYLVIADISGYTSFLAGTELEHSHEILSDLLETICEKIETVLTLHKLEGDAVFAYIPESRITRGETILELMESTYVTFRDKQVSMKRATTCTCNACRNIPTLDLKFIAHHGDYVIQQVRDIREMVGTDVNLTHRLLKNHVTESTGWRAYMLITERCLDHLNLNLENTHVQMEEYEHLGDVKTYNIDLHQRYKELTETRRILIDEKDADVIVRIDFPTPPAVTWEWMQDPLKRNLWMQGHVKWSVGDRPRGRAGRGASNHCAHGKNTSTEVTLDWRPFEYSTIDSFENGQKKMSETIRLEALPDGGTRVHDAMVMYLPLPRFLRRPLVRFLLLRQMHYDQFLKNAVQMAGDEHAKDS